The Anolis carolinensis isolate JA03-04 chromosome 1, rAnoCar3.1.pri, whole genome shotgun sequence genome window below encodes:
- the ost4 gene encoding dolichyl-diphosphooligosaccharide--protein glycosyltransferase subunit 4: protein MVTDVQLAIFANMLGVSLFLLVVLYHYVAVNNPKKQE from the coding sequence ATGGTGACGGACGTGCAGCTGGCCATCTTTGCCAACATGCTGGGGGTCTCCCTCTTCCTGCTGGTCGTCCTCTATCACTACGTAGCCGTCAACAACCCCAAGAAGCAAGAATGA